In a genomic window of Platichthys flesus chromosome 24, fPlaFle2.1, whole genome shotgun sequence:
- the LOC133950133 gene encoding leucine-rich melanocyte differentiation-associated protein yields MDYHTSGHPSQSSHASSFHWLSFAYQGLTEIPYETILTQTDTLEVLDLSYNLLDDLYWNPVLLGQLEKLGTLILDCNKYTSHVKFPYMPRVTTVCINKNKINNLPVFVEEIRRKFPNIKILSMMNNEAAPSYFNGGSLTQFKDYRQYVISQIPGLEILDDTEVLEKERAQARKTYRLQQSSQGSRKRKEDSSRKHTHMQKTPHTIIRQ; encoded by the exons ATGGATTATCATACTTCAGGCCATCCCAGTCAATCCAGCCACGCCTCCAGCTTCCACTGGCTGTCATTTGCGTACCAGGGACTGACAGAAATCCCTTATGAAACTatcctcacacagacagacactctgGAGGTGCTGGACCTGAGCTACAATCTGCTGGATGA TCTTTATTGGAACCCGGTTCTGCTCGGTCAGCTGGAGAAGCTCGGCACTCTGATTCTGGACTGCAACAAGTACACATCTCACGTGAAGTTCCCCTACATGCCCAGAGTGACCACAGTGTGCATCAACAAGAACAAAATCAACAATCTGCCCGTGTTCGTGGAGGAAATACGACGCAAGTTCCCCAACATCAA GATCCTCAGTATGATGAACAACGAGGCCGCACCAAGCTACTTCAATGGAGGAAGCCTGACCCAGTTCAAAGACTACAG ACAGTACGTCATCAGTCAGATTCCAGGTCTGGAGATTCTGGATGACACAGAGGtcctggagaaggagagagccCAGGCTCGGAAAACCTacaggctgcagcagagcagccagggcagcaggaagaggaaggaggactcctccaggaaacacacacacatgcagaaaacGCCTCATACGATCATAAGACAATAG